A single window of Acetohalobium arabaticum DSM 5501 DNA harbors:
- a CDS encoding DUF502 domain-containing protein, giving the protein MLKNLRNYLITGLIILLPLVVTIYIVTVIFSAVDGFLRPVIELVIGRSVYGLGFILTLAVILGVGIIGTNVLGKRLIEVGEKFLTKIPLVKNIYVTVQQIINALFLKNKTAFRKVVVIEYPRKGLYQLGFLTSDGVGEVQQKTDAEVVNVFVPTTPNPTSGKLVLVPHKEITYLDMTVEEGLKFIISGGTVVPKKNDINLLNSKD; this is encoded by the coding sequence ATGCTAAAAAATCTGCGTAATTATCTAATTACTGGATTGATAATTCTCCTACCTCTAGTAGTAACTATTTATATAGTAACCGTAATCTTTAGTGCAGTAGATGGGTTTTTAAGGCCGGTAATCGAGCTAGTAATCGGTAGATCGGTTTATGGTTTAGGCTTTATATTGACTTTAGCTGTAATTTTAGGAGTAGGGATTATTGGTACTAATGTTTTAGGTAAACGGCTTATAGAAGTAGGAGAGAAGTTTTTAACTAAAATTCCTTTAGTTAAGAATATTTATGTAACAGTCCAGCAGATAATCAATGCTTTATTTTTGAAGAATAAGACTGCCTTTAGAAAGGTAGTAGTGATTGAATATCCGCGTAAGGGATTATACCAGTTGGGGTTTTTAACCAGTGATGGGGTAGGAGAAGTCCAGCAGAAGACTGACGCAGAAGTTGTTAATGTCTTTGTGCCGACTACTCCTAATCCTACTTCTGGAAAGCTGGTCTTAGTGCCTCATAAAGAGATTACATATTTGGATATGACAGTTGAAGAAGGATTGAAGTTTATCATTTCTGGCGGAACAGTAGTTCCCAAAAAGAATGATATTAATCTGTTAAATAGTAAAGACTAA
- a CDS encoding cytidine deaminase: MEDKLQDKLIKAAINARKNAYVPYSEFAVGAAVLTEEGKIYGGCNIENISYSMTNCAERTAIFKAVSNEEDTKIRAIAIVADTKHPCVPCGACRQVMIEFGDRDLEVIMANLAGDTLIKELDELFWGSVNEEILG; the protein is encoded by the coding sequence ATGGAAGATAAGCTGCAGGACAAGTTAATCAAAGCAGCTATTAATGCTCGTAAGAATGCCTATGTACCTTATTCGGAATTTGCTGTAGGTGCAGCTGTTTTAACTGAAGAAGGAAAGATTTATGGCGGTTGTAATATTGAGAATATCTCTTATAGCATGACTAATTGTGCTGAAAGGACGGCTATTTTTAAGGCGGTTTCTAATGAAGAAGATACAAAGATTAGAGCAATTGCTATTGTAGCTGATACAAAACATCCCTGTGTTCCCTGTGGTGCCTGCCGGCAGGTAATGATTGAGTTTGGAGATCGGGACCTAGAGGTGATCATGGCTAATTTAGCCGGAGATACTTTAATTAAAGAACTGGATGAATTATTCTGGGGTAGTGTCAATGAGGAGATTTTAGGATAA
- the deoC gene encoding deoxyribose-phosphate aldolase, producing the protein MAIKPKDMAKMLDHTILKPDATIQEVKKKCEEAKEYDFVSVCVNPCYVPLATKLLEDSSVKVCTVVGFPLGGSITEVKAFEAKNAIRNGAQEIDMVANISAIKSGEFGVVHDDIKTVVDATKVSGVTREVITKVIIETCYLTKEEIIKTSEIIKDIGADFVKTSTGFGPEGATKENVGLIRKTVGRPVGVKAAGGIRNFDDALDMLDAGANRIGSSSGVAIVTGKRREEDEEEEEE; encoded by the coding sequence ATGGCAATTAAACCGAAAGATATGGCGAAGATGCTTGACCATACTATTCTGAAGCCTGATGCTACTATTCAGGAAGTAAAAAAGAAGTGCGAAGAAGCTAAGGAATATGACTTTGTTTCGGTCTGTGTCAATCCCTGTTATGTACCGCTAGCAACTAAATTATTAGAAGACAGTTCTGTTAAAGTCTGTACAGTAGTTGGTTTTCCTTTAGGCGGAAGTATCACAGAGGTTAAGGCTTTTGAGGCTAAGAATGCAATTAGAAATGGTGCTCAGGAAATAGATATGGTGGCTAATATCAGTGCAATTAAGTCGGGAGAGTTTGGAGTAGTACATGATGATATTAAGACAGTAGTAGATGCTACTAAAGTTTCTGGAGTTACAAGAGAAGTAATTACTAAGGTAATTATCGAAACCTGTTATCTGACTAAAGAAGAAATAATTAAGACCAGTGAGATAATTAAGGATATAGGCGCTGACTTTGTAAAGACTTCGACAGGCTTTGGACCTGAGGGAGCTACTAAGGAGAATGTTGGCTTGATCAGAAAGACTGTCGGCCGGCCTGTGGGTGTTAAGGCAGCCGGAGGTATCCGTAACTTTGATGATGCTTTGGATATGTTGGATGCAGGAGCTAACCGGATAGGTTCGAGCAGCGGAGTAGCAATTGTGACTGGTAAAAGAAGAGAAGAGGATGAGGAAGAAGAGGAAGAATAG
- the era gene encoding GTPase Era, producing the protein MECDETLNKEENFKSGFVTVIGQPNVGKSTLINHLIGQKIAITTPKKQTTRNKLQCILTRDNAQLIFIDTPGVHRPKDKMGEYMVDTAYKALKKVELIYFMVDAQKGITDLERKINNQLSGIQTPTIIVLNKIDLVSKAKLKDVIESCRRLGDYAELIPVSAETGENTNTLIDKSIELLPDGPKYYPEDMVTDQIEQFVITELIREKIMYLTREEVPHSVALEVVQMGERENKDLIDVNVNIYVERESQKGIIIGKGGKRLKEIGRRAREDIEALLGSQIYLDLWVKVRKDWRDKEDALKMLGYRG; encoded by the coding sequence ATGGAGTGTGATGAAACCTTGAATAAAGAAGAAAACTTTAAATCAGGATTTGTTACAGTAATAGGTCAGCCTAATGTAGGAAAGTCTACTTTAATTAATCATTTAATCGGACAGAAGATAGCTATTACTACTCCTAAAAAACAGACAACTCGCAATAAGCTCCAATGTATTTTAACTCGTGATAACGCCCAGCTTATTTTTATTGATACGCCGGGAGTTCACCGGCCTAAGGATAAGATGGGGGAATATATGGTAGATACTGCCTATAAAGCTTTAAAGAAAGTAGAGCTTATTTACTTTATGGTTGATGCCCAAAAAGGAATTACTGATTTAGAAAGAAAGATAAATAATCAGTTATCTGGGATACAGACACCTACGATTATAGTCTTAAATAAGATTGATCTTGTTTCTAAAGCTAAATTAAAGGATGTAATTGAGTCTTGCCGCCGGTTGGGTGATTATGCCGAACTTATTCCTGTGTCAGCTGAAACCGGTGAGAATACTAATACATTAATAGATAAAAGTATTGAACTCTTACCTGATGGTCCTAAGTATTATCCAGAGGATATGGTTACTGATCAGATTGAACAGTTTGTGATTACAGAATTGATTAGAGAAAAGATTATGTACTTAACCAGAGAGGAAGTACCCCATTCTGTAGCTTTAGAAGTAGTTCAGATGGGTGAGAGGGAAAATAAGGATTTAATTGATGTTAATGTTAATATCTATGTGGAACGGGAGTCACAGAAAGGGATTATTATCGGTAAAGGCGGCAAGAGGCTCAAAGAGATTGGAAGGAGAGCTAGAGAGGATATAGAAGCTCTGTTAGGAAGCCAGATCTATCTTGATCTATGGGTAAAAGTAAGGAAAGACTGGAGAGATAAGGAGGATGCCTTGAAGATGTTAGGCTATCGGGGGTGA
- a CDS encoding HD family phosphohydrolase, translating to MGLLDEFKDKIESDELQFTQNSTVRNWTWGIVVFLVLTLILTIDFIPNQVNLEVGQVSPKDVVAPKTIEYVDKEKTEELKQKAAQSVSKVYIEKGNVINKVQIELSNLFQVVRKYNDIIAESNKNEENKQNNDEETETSSQKLSKTKKIKQIKEEIEIDVSDQVIGRLLEVDRNTFDYIEEKTNNIVIKYVKRGIKSDVLNEIREQMKADVESLSASSQYKYVIQELVQQVIRPNLILNQEETAKRRQQARKSVKPVTKRIQKGEIIIRHGKVVTEEDIKVLTELGLRHKQINFFAIIGLTLTVATFVIMFVVYLLQHQSKAVDDEGVVALLGILPILTLLLAKIMTFFPIDRQSYLVPVAAMSMLLTVLTNYNLAIMITVFVSFLVSLVTGGGISGAAVGVVGGLAGIYSVSKVSQRSDLVRAGFYVSGASVMMILAFELSTSPFNLLHILEMIVWGILNGVLAAVITNGFLPYLENTFGITSAVKLLELSNPNQPLLKKLLVEAPGTYHHSVIVGNLAEAAADEVGADSLFVRVGSYYHDIGKIKRPYFFTENQLGDENPHDKLSPTLSTLIITSHVKDGIELAKKYRLPTKVIDIIKQHHGTSLISFFYQEACHDEKYDNIDEKEFRYNGPKPQTKEAALIMLADIVEAATRSKAEVQSNPDKLEALVRGLIRNKLDDGELDESDLTLKDLDKIATTFVKVLTGIFHSRVEYPDNLAEEIKEEKNLNGGSD from the coding sequence ATGGGTTTGTTAGATGAATTTAAGGATAAGATCGAATCTGATGAATTACAGTTTACTCAGAATTCTACTGTTAGAAATTGGACCTGGGGAATTGTAGTTTTTCTTGTTTTAACTTTAATTTTAACGATAGATTTTATTCCTAATCAAGTTAATTTGGAAGTAGGACAAGTCAGTCCTAAAGATGTAGTTGCTCCTAAGACGATTGAATATGTTGATAAAGAGAAGACGGAAGAACTAAAGCAGAAGGCTGCCCAATCTGTTTCGAAGGTGTATATTGAGAAAGGGAATGTAATTAATAAAGTTCAGATTGAACTGAGCAATTTATTTCAGGTTGTTAGAAAGTATAATGATATTATTGCTGAGTCAAATAAGAATGAGGAAAATAAACAGAATAATGATGAAGAAACAGAAACCAGCAGTCAGAAGTTATCGAAAACTAAGAAGATAAAACAGATTAAAGAAGAAATCGAAATAGATGTTTCTGATCAGGTGATCGGCCGCCTTTTGGAAGTTGATCGGAATACATTTGATTATATCGAAGAAAAGACAAATAATATTGTAATTAAGTATGTAAAGCGCGGAATTAAAAGTGATGTTTTGAATGAGATTAGAGAGCAGATGAAGGCTGATGTGGAGTCGCTTTCGGCAAGTAGCCAGTATAAGTATGTTATTCAGGAATTAGTTCAGCAGGTGATTAGGCCTAATTTAATTCTAAATCAGGAAGAGACAGCCAAACGCAGGCAACAGGCCCGGAAATCGGTAAAGCCGGTTACAAAAAGGATTCAGAAGGGCGAAATAATTATTCGCCATGGAAAAGTAGTTACTGAAGAGGATATTAAGGTCTTAACAGAACTGGGATTGCGCCATAAGCAGATTAATTTCTTTGCGATTATAGGTTTGACTTTGACAGTAGCTACCTTTGTTATTATGTTTGTTGTTTATCTATTGCAGCATCAATCTAAAGCAGTAGATGATGAGGGAGTAGTAGCTTTATTAGGTATTCTACCGATTTTAACTCTGCTTTTAGCTAAAATTATGACCTTTTTTCCGATTGATAGACAGAGTTATTTAGTACCGGTAGCTGCCATGTCAATGCTGCTTACTGTATTGACTAATTATAACCTGGCTATTATGATAACAGTATTTGTAAGTTTCCTGGTTAGTTTAGTAACAGGAGGCGGTATATCAGGAGCGGCTGTTGGGGTAGTTGGTGGTTTAGCAGGAATCTACAGCGTTTCTAAGGTTAGTCAGCGTTCGGATTTGGTGCGGGCTGGATTCTACGTCAGCGGAGCCAGTGTAATGATGATTTTAGCTTTTGAGTTAAGCACTTCGCCGTTTAATCTATTGCATATATTGGAAATGATAGTCTGGGGGATCCTAAATGGAGTGTTAGCAGCAGTAATTACTAATGGATTTCTGCCTTATCTGGAGAATACTTTTGGAATTACTTCGGCTGTTAAGCTGCTAGAGCTTTCTAATCCAAATCAGCCGCTGTTAAAGAAGTTATTGGTAGAAGCACCGGGAACCTACCATCATAGTGTAATTGTAGGTAATTTAGCCGAGGCAGCAGCAGATGAAGTAGGAGCTGATTCTTTATTTGTTCGAGTAGGTTCTTACTATCATGATATCGGCAAGATTAAACGGCCGTATTTCTTTACTGAAAATCAGTTAGGTGATGAGAATCCACATGATAAATTATCGCCGACGCTGAGTACATTAATTATTACTTCCCATGTGAAGGATGGGATCGAACTGGCTAAGAAGTATAGACTACCGACAAAAGTGATTGATATCATAAAACAGCATCATGGAACCAGCTTGATTTCTTTCTTTTATCAAGAGGCCTGTCATGATGAGAAGTATGATAATATAGATGAGAAAGAATTTAGATATAATGGTCCTAAACCGCAGACTAAAGAAGCAGCTTTAATTATGCTGGCTGATATAGTAGAAGCGGCAACAAGATCGAAAGCGGAGGTGCAGAGTAATCCTGATAAATTAGAAGCATTAGTAAGAGGCTTAATTAGAAATAAACTGGATGATGGTGAGTTAGATGAATCGGACTTAACTCTTAAAGATTTAGATAAAATAGCTACTACTTTTGTTAAAGTATTAACAGGAATCTTCCATAGTCGAGTGGAATATCCCGATAATTTAGCTGAAGAGATTAAGGAGGAGAAGAATTTAAATGGAGGTTCAGATTAA
- a CDS encoding PhoH family protein, producing MELDQEKIVLPTNEVAKKIFGQHDQNLKLIEEEFGVDVFARGNQVQVEGDKRDVKKVVKLFEELNKITGKNHTLDQQEMEYAIELAVEDKFDLEEVYSDVVQVTYQGEKIKPKTLGQKIYIDAIRNHDIVFGIGPAGTGKTYLAVVMAVNALMTNQVSRIVLTRPAIEAGENLGFLPGDLQEKVDPYLRPLYDSLYDVLGTQKVTELLEQDIIEIAPLAYMRGRTLKNSFVILDEAQNTTSAQMKMFLTRLGVNSKAVINGDITQVDLPSHNASGLAEVRTTLKDIEGIEFVYLTNKDVVRHRLVKEIIDAYETP from the coding sequence TTGGAATTGGATCAAGAAAAGATAGTACTACCTACTAATGAAGTAGCGAAGAAGATATTTGGACAACATGATCAGAATTTAAAATTGATTGAAGAAGAATTTGGGGTTGATGTTTTTGCTCGAGGTAACCAAGTACAAGTAGAAGGCGATAAAAGAGATGTTAAAAAAGTAGTTAAATTATTTGAAGAGTTAAATAAGATTACGGGTAAGAACCATACGTTGGACCAACAGGAAATGGAGTATGCAATTGAATTAGCTGTTGAAGATAAATTTGATTTAGAAGAGGTTTATTCTGATGTAGTTCAGGTTACTTATCAAGGGGAGAAGATAAAGCCTAAAACTTTAGGCCAGAAGATATATATCGATGCTATTCGCAACCATGATATTGTTTTTGGAATTGGACCAGCGGGCACCGGTAAGACTTATCTAGCAGTAGTAATGGCTGTTAATGCTTTGATGACTAATCAGGTAAGTAGAATTGTATTAACTAGACCTGCTATTGAGGCAGGAGAGAATCTCGGTTTTCTGCCTGGAGATTTACAGGAGAAGGTAGATCCTTATCTTAGGCCGTTGTATGATAGTCTGTATGATGTTTTGGGCACACAGAAAGTAACTGAACTTCTAGAACAGGATATTATAGAGATTGCTCCTTTAGCTTATATGCGGGGCAGAACGCTGAAGAATTCTTTTGTTATTTTGGATGAGGCCCAGAATACAACTTCAGCCCAGATGAAGATGTTTTTAACTAGGTTAGGAGTTAATTCAAAGGCTGTAATCAACGGGGATATTACGCAGGTTGATCTGCCTAGCCATAATGCTTCTGGTCTAGCAGAAGTACGTACAACTTTAAAGGATATTGAAGGAATTGAATTTGTATATTTGACTAATAAAGATGTAGTGCGGCACCGGTTGGTAAAGGAGATTATTGATGCGTATGAAACCCCATAG
- the ybeY gene encoding rRNA maturation RNase YbeY, producing the protein MEVQINNLQDKIEINDGVRELITEVVREVEKSEGVKAREVSIALVDNEYIKELNAEYRGLDEPTDVLSFPLGEEMLGDIIISLERAESQAEEYNHSLDREMGFLTVHGMLHLLGYDHKEEEAKEEMRNREEKVLNKLDLER; encoded by the coding sequence ATGGAGGTTCAGATTAATAATCTACAGGATAAAATAGAGATTAATGATGGAGTAAGGGAGTTAATAACTGAAGTGGTTAGGGAAGTAGAGAAGAGTGAAGGAGTTAAGGCGCGAGAAGTCAGCATTGCCTTAGTAGATAATGAATATATTAAAGAGTTGAATGCTGAATACCGTGGATTAGATGAACCGACGGATGTTTTATCATTTCCATTAGGAGAAGAGATGTTAGGTGATATTATTATTTCATTAGAGCGGGCTGAGAGCCAGGCTGAAGAGTATAATCATTCGTTGGATAGAGAAATGGGCTTTCTAACTGTCCACGGCATGCTCCACCTTTTAGGCTATGACCATAAGGAAGAGGAAGCCAAAGAAGAGATGAGGAATAGAGAAGAGAAAGTATTAAACAAGCTTGATTTAGAAAGATAA
- a CDS encoding hemolysin family protein → MGNLTSILELVMLGFLFILSGFFSGSETALMSVNRVKIRHLAQEDDSKAKIVDKLLGQPNKLLTTILVGNNLVNVAASSIATALAIEIFGTKGVGIATAGVTLFILVFGEITPKSFATQNAELASKWVAGYIRIFSYLFFPFIKVLTFVTNFIIKALGGQPQKNEPFVTEEEIKKFVTVGEKEGVIESDEKEMINSIFDFDDTLVKEIMIPRIDMVCVDIETSIDDLVELIIDLGYSRIPVYNDTVDNIVGILYAKDLLTFLNTEEPTELRKIMRPAYYVPETKEVDTLLTELRKERIHMAIVLDEYGGTAGLITIEDLLEEIVGDIQDEYDEEENLIEVISDDEILVDARIDIDEVNEVLNIHLPEEDYETVGGFILSTLGYVPETGEELEFENLKLIIEETIQRRISEVRIKTKVEEEAPESEKQD, encoded by the coding sequence ATGGGGAATTTAACATCTATCTTAGAACTAGTAATGTTAGGATTTTTATTTATTCTGTCAGGCTTTTTCTCTGGTTCAGAGACGGCTTTGATGTCAGTTAATAGAGTTAAGATAAGACATTTAGCCCAAGAGGATGATTCTAAGGCTAAAATTGTAGATAAATTATTAGGGCAGCCAAATAAGTTATTGACTACCATTTTAGTAGGCAATAATCTAGTTAATGTTGCTGCTTCTTCGATTGCTACTGCTTTGGCTATTGAAATTTTTGGGACTAAAGGAGTAGGAATTGCTACTGCTGGAGTAACACTTTTTATTTTAGTCTTTGGTGAGATTACGCCTAAATCGTTTGCTACTCAGAATGCTGAACTGGCATCTAAGTGGGTAGCAGGCTATATTCGGATCTTTTCTTATCTATTCTTTCCTTTTATTAAGGTTTTAACCTTTGTAACTAACTTTATTATTAAGGCTTTAGGCGGTCAGCCGCAGAAGAATGAACCGTTTGTTACCGAAGAAGAGATTAAAAAGTTCGTTACTGTAGGAGAGAAAGAGGGCGTTATTGAATCTGATGAAAAAGAGATGATTAATAGCATTTTTGATTTTGATGATACGTTAGTTAAAGAGATTATGATTCCCCGGATAGATATGGTCTGTGTTGATATTGAGACTTCAATTGATGATTTAGTGGAGCTTATTATTGATTTGGGTTATTCCAGAATTCCGGTGTATAATGATACAGTGGATAATATAGTTGGAATTCTTTATGCTAAGGATCTGTTGACCTTTTTGAATACTGAAGAACCGACGGAGTTAAGAAAGATTATGCGACCGGCTTACTATGTACCGGAGACTAAAGAAGTAGATACGCTGCTTACTGAGCTGAGAAAAGAGAGAATTCATATGGCTATTGTACTGGATGAATATGGAGGGACTGCTGGATTAATAACAATTGAGGATCTTTTAGAAGAGATAGTCGGTGATATTCAGGATGAGTATGATGAGGAGGAAAACTTAATTGAGGTTATTTCAGATGATGAGATTCTAGTAGATGCTAGAATTGATATTGATGAAGTTAATGAAGTGCTTAATATACATCTACCGGAAGAAGATTATGAAACTGTCGGTGGATTTATTCTCAGTACTTTAGGTTATGTTCCGGAAACTGGCGAAGAATTGGAGTTTGAGAATCTAAAATTAATTATTGAAGAGACGATTCAGCGTAGAATTTCTGAAGTAAGAATCAAAACCAAAGTAGAAGAGGAAGCTCCAGAATCAGAAAAACAAGATTGA
- the mgtE gene encoding magnesium transporter, whose protein sequence is MTAEIKKLIAREDEALLQQKVDELYPADLAEVLVDTTEEETEVLVDLIEEEKLAHILAEVDYEVEKKLLKFLSNNRLTYILDEMYSDDVVDLLGALNIGQTKEFLTLMKQEEAEQIQHLLGYDEESAGGRMTTEYIAMKQDKTVAESIQKLRDIAPEAEMIYYIYVVDEKQELTGVLSMRELIAASPEKKVKDIMHEQVITVNLSLDQEEVAQIISKYDLLAVPVVNRQGLLLGIITFDDILDVIEEEATEDMHKMAGNVEVDVEHEGEVINGVIRRLPWLIILLFASLLSANVLEFFEDVLNTVVILTFFMPTLAGTGGNAATQSLAVVVRGLAIGDIKSKEILGYLWNELKVGVLIALSCGLIIGLVAFIWQGNYMLGTVVGLAMIGNIITATVIGTAMPFIINYFGADPAVAAGPFITTLIDVFGYFIYFSLAKLFINYL, encoded by the coding sequence ATGACAGCTGAAATCAAGAAGTTAATTGCTAGAGAAGATGAAGCTTTACTACAGCAGAAAGTAGATGAATTATATCCAGCAGACTTAGCGGAAGTATTAGTGGATACAACAGAAGAAGAGACAGAAGTTTTAGTAGATTTAATTGAAGAAGAAAAATTGGCCCATATTCTAGCAGAAGTTGATTATGAAGTAGAGAAGAAGCTGCTTAAGTTCTTATCCAATAATCGGTTAACCTATATTCTTGACGAAATGTATTCTGATGATGTAGTTGACTTATTAGGTGCGCTTAATATAGGTCAGACTAAAGAGTTTTTGACTCTGATGAAGCAAGAGGAAGCAGAACAGATTCAGCATCTATTGGGTTATGATGAAGAGAGTGCCGGGGGTCGGATGACCACTGAATATATTGCTATGAAGCAGGATAAAACTGTTGCTGAATCTATTCAGAAGCTGCGGGATATTGCTCCTGAGGCAGAGATGATCTATTATATCTATGTAGTAGATGAGAAACAGGAGCTTACAGGTGTACTGTCGATGAGGGAATTGATTGCAGCTTCCCCGGAAAAGAAGGTCAAGGATATTATGCATGAACAGGTGATTACAGTAAATCTTAGTTTAGACCAGGAGGAAGTTGCTCAGATAATATCTAAGTATGACCTATTGGCGGTACCTGTAGTTAATAGACAAGGACTTTTATTAGGAATTATTACTTTTGATGATATTCTTGATGTTATAGAAGAAGAGGCTACCGAGGATATGCATAAGATGGCTGGAAATGTTGAGGTTGATGTTGAGCATGAAGGTGAAGTTATTAATGGAGTCATAAGGAGACTGCCCTGGCTGATTATTCTTCTGTTTGCCAGCTTATTATCGGCAAATGTACTTGAGTTTTTTGAAGATGTACTGAATACAGTTGTGATTTTAACCTTCTTTATGCCGACGTTAGCGGGTACAGGAGGAAATGCTGCTACTCAGTCTTTGGCAGTAGTTGTCCGTGGTTTAGCAATTGGAGATATAAAGTCAAAAGAGATTTTAGGGTATCTATGGAATGAACTGAAGGTAGGAGTTTTGATTGCTCTTTCCTGTGGATTGATTATTGGATTGGTAGCTTTTATCTGGCAGGGGAATTATATGTTAGGTACGGTTGTTGGCTTAGCAATGATAGGTAATATAATAACAGCAACTGTTATAGGTACAGCTATGCCTTTTATTATAAATTATTTTGGAGCTGATCCTGCGGTGGCAGCAGGCCCTTTTATTACGACTTTAATAGATGTATTTGGCTATTTTATTTACTTTAGTCTTGCTAAATTATTTATAAATTATTTATAA
- a CDS encoding GNAT family N-acetyltransferase: MDYEIRVITEYSQQLLDELIQIEVDAFGRGGLNKWHLVPMINHGRVFVIYNKDKPVGLAEVLRDFEDSELVYLFGLSIRREYRNQGLGSKLLEYILQQLREEGFDKLELTVAPDNQSAYSLYKSKFGFEKEEYRPKEYGRDEPRFVMKVDL; the protein is encoded by the coding sequence ATGGATTATGAAATTAGAGTAATAACAGAGTATAGTCAACAACTTTTGGATGAATTGATTCAAATAGAAGTTGATGCTTTCGGTCGGGGTGGCTTGAATAAATGGCATTTAGTACCGATGATTAACCACGGTCGGGTTTTTGTAATCTATAATAAAGATAAACCGGTAGGTTTAGCTGAGGTGCTGCGTGATTTTGAGGATTCTGAACTGGTTTATCTATTTGGCCTTTCGATTCGCAGAGAGTATAGAAATCAGGGGTTGGGAAGTAAGCTGTTGGAATATATTCTCCAGCAGCTGAGAGAAGAAGGATTTGATAAACTGGAGCTTACTGTTGCCCCTGATAATCAATCCGCTTATAGTCTTTATAAAAGTAAGTTTGGATTTGAAAAAGAAGAATATAGACCAAAAGAATATGGTAGAGATGAACCTCGTTTTGTAATGAAAGTTGATTTATAA
- a CDS encoding aminotransferase class V-fold PLP-dependent enzyme encodes MRKRFVNRIRREIIGVGTKVPLNNGRHIQYINFDNAASTPAFRRVNHKVEEFLAWYSNVHRGSGFKSQLATEVYDKVRRLVADFVGADFEENKVIFLKNTTEAINKLVAALDLSQDDVVITTVMEHHSNMLPWRSQAEVVYAEVDKNGRLDINDLEKKLATYHSRVKLVAVSGASNVTGYLNPIHKIARLAHRYNSQILVDGAQLIPHRSVEMKANSNTEHIDYLAFSAHKMYAPLGCGVLVGPKECFAGQEPDYSGGGTIEAVTLDDVVWAESPEKEEAGTPNIVGAVALGASIKMIQKIDWEALIEQEERLRKYLLKQLQQLEEVKLYGAMAKGVPDNQVGVISFNLDSFHHSLVASILGREWGIGVRSGCFCAQPYLHRLLDLANREIEEFKDKLRRNEDVKRPGLVRVSFGCYNTIKEIQRLIKGLQSIIDRQKKGADFNDEQEYDFEQYFKL; translated from the coding sequence TTGAGGAAGCGCTTTGTTAACCGGATTCGGCGGGAGATTATAGGAGTTGGGACCAAAGTACCATTAAATAATGGACGCCATATTCAGTATATAAATTTTGATAATGCTGCCAGTACTCCAGCTTTTAGAAGAGTTAATCATAAAGTTGAAGAATTTTTGGCTTGGTATTCTAATGTTCACCGCGGTTCTGGGTTTAAGTCCCAGTTGGCTACTGAAGTCTATGATAAAGTACGTAGGCTGGTTGCTGATTTTGTAGGGGCTGATTTTGAAGAGAATAAAGTTATCTTTTTAAAGAATACTACGGAAGCAATTAATAAACTGGTTGCTGCTCTTGATTTATCCCAAGATGATGTAGTAATTACTACTGTAATGGAGCATCATTCTAATATGCTGCCCTGGCGCAGTCAGGCAGAAGTAGTCTATGCTGAGGTAGATAAGAATGGTAGATTAGATATTAATGATCTAGAAAAGAAATTAGCTACCTATCACTCTAGGGTGAAGTTAGTGGCAGTCTCTGGTGCGTCCAATGTTACTGGATATTTGAATCCAATTCATAAGATAGCCCGCCTGGCTCATCGGTATAATAGTCAAATTTTAGTTGATGGGGCTCAACTGATCCCCCATCGATCTGTAGAGATGAAGGCTAATTCAAATACTGAACATATTGATTACCTGGCTTTTTCGGCCCATAAGATGTATGCCCCGTTAGGCTGTGGGGTGTTAGTGGGGCCAAAAGAGTGCTTTGCTGGCCAAGAGCCGGATTACAGCGGTGGAGGAACGATTGAAGCTGTTACTCTTGATGATGTCGTCTGGGCTGAGTCTCCGGAAAAAGAGGAAGCAGGGACCCCTAACATTGTTGGTGCTGTAGCTTTAGGGGCCAGTATTAAGATGATCCAAAAAATAGACTGGGAGGCCTTAATCGAGCAGGAGGAGAGGTTAAGAAAGTATCTGTTAAAACAGCTACAGCAGTTAGAAGAGGTAAAACTGTATGGAGCAATGGCTAAAGGAGTTCCTGACAATCAGGTAGGAGTGATATCCTTTAACCTTGACTCCTTCCATCATTCATTAGTAGCTTCTATTCTTGGTAGGGAATGGGGAATTGGGGTAAGAAGCGGCTGTTTCTGTGCTCAGCCTTATCTACACCGGTTACTGGATTTAGCTAATAGGGAGATAGAAGAGTTTAAGGATAAATTAAGGAGAAATGAAGATGTTAAAAGACCGGGATTAGTCCGGGTTAGCTTCGGATGTTATAATACGATTAAGGAGATACAGCGGTTAATTAAGGGCCTACAGTCAATTATTGACCGCCAGAAGAAGGGAGCTGATTTTAATGATGAACAGGAGTATGATTTTGAGCAGTATTTTAAACTATAA